ACTGCTTCTTGACAATCAGCTCTTCTTGCATTATATTTTGAGTCTGCTAAACCTCTTTTTTTATTTGTGTTAGCAATAACTATTGACATATTTTTTAACTTTACTGGAACATATTCATATTTTAAAGTGTTGCAATCAAGTAAAATAGCATTATCTTTTTTACCCATACCTACTGCAAATTGGTCCATAATTCCAGAATTTACCCCAATAAATTTATTTTCTGCAACTTGACACATCTTAACCATTTCAACCATATCAACATCAAGTTTAAATAAATCTTTAAGTATAACAGCTGTTAAAACTTCAATAGAAGCTGATGAAGAAAGTCCTGCACCATTTGGTATATTTCCAAAAAATAGCACATCGAAACCACTATCTATTTTATAGTTTTTATCTAAGAAAGTTTTAATAACTCCCTTTGGATAGTTAGCCCAATTATCTTTTTTATCATAAACTAAATTATCTAAATTGAATTCAATAATTCCTAAATTTTGAAAATTCTTAGAGTACATTCTAAAAATTTTATCTTCTTTTTTCTTAACAACTGCATAAGTTCCAAAGTCTAAGGCACAAGGGAAAACAAAACCACCATTGTAGTCTGTATGTTCACCAATTAAGTTCACTCTACCTGGTGAAAAAAAAGTTTTCACTTCTCCATTGTATTTAAAAATTTCTTTAAAATCTTTTATTAAATTTTCTAACATAAAAATCCCCTTCCAAAATAATATTGTAATTTATACTATTATATATCATTTTAAACAATTAATAAATAAAAAACTATATCTTTAATCTAAAATTTCAAATTAAAAATACAGTTAATAAAAATTATATTAAAATTATTTTAAAGTATTAAATTTTCTTGCTAATTTAACATTTTTATCAGTCTTTTTTTAGATACATTTGTATTTTATCTTATTTTGCTATATACTATCATTAAGTTATGTATTTATAATTTTTTAATGTTTTAAAAGTTATCAATTTAATCATTATATAACTTTTAATAATGAAAATAAATTTAATTTTTTTAAAGGGAGAAGAAAATTAATTATGGGATATAGATACGATTGTTCTAAATGTAAAATTAGATGTGATGGAAAAAGTTTAGGAGTTTACAATTTTAAAAATGATGTTGAATATTCTGAACATTTTGAAAATGAGATAATAAATAAACTTTGTAAAAGGAATTGTTATGCTAAAAAAACAGAAAAAGATGGATATCCAGATATAGAAGTATATATATCTAAAAATGGAGCACTTAAATGCTATATTGAAGTAAAAGCACAGCGTAGAACATTTATGAGTGTAGAAAAAATTTTACCTAATAGTGATTTAATTCCCTCTGAAACAATGGCACTCAATCTATCAGATCTTCTTCGTTATTTTGACATTGCTAAAAGAGAAACAGTTCCTATATATATTTTGTGGGTTTTAAGTAATAGACCATGTGCAGTAGATAATGACAAAGTTAAATATTTTTATCAAAAGATTGATATATTAGAAAGAATATATAATAAGTATAGGAATACTCGTACTTTTAGAAGAAAATCTGGAGTAGGAGATGTCGTAAATGGGGAACATAAAGGAGTTGTTGTTAATTATCATTTTAGTTTGTCAGAGTTAAAAGAAATTAAAATATGATAAAAAAGGATTGTTACAAATATTTTCATTTTAATAGTTTGATTTGTAACAGTCCTTTTATTTCTCACTTTCCCTTTTATATTTTATAACATTGTATTTATAATCAACATCAATACAGAGAAAACTCCCATAATTCCCATCAGTGGTAAAATATATTTAAGCCACTTATCAAAAGTAGTTCCTGCCATTTCTAATGTTACTAAAATTAAGCCAGTTGGTGTGATAAAAGACATCCAACCTTGTCCCCAGTTATATGCATTGATTACAACTTCTCTTGATAGACCAACTGTATCTGCAAGTGGAGCCATAATAGGCATAGAAAGAACAGCCAATCCAGAAGATGATGGAATAAAAAATCCTAAGAAAGAGAAGATTATTAATTGTGCAACAGCAAATGTACCTTTGCTCATACCTGCAACAAATTCAGTTGAATAGTATAATAAAGTATCAGATATAAAACCATTATCCATTACTATATTGATAGAACGAGCTAAACCTATTGTTAGAACAACTCCAACTAAGTCTCCTGCACCAGCTATAAAAGTATTAATAGCCTCTTTTTCTGATAGTCCAGACAGAAACATAATAACAACAGCCACTCCTAAGAATAGTGCTGTCATTTCTTCAAATCACCATCCACCAAGAGAAACTCCCCATATTAAAACAGGAAATGCTAAGGCGAATATAAGTAAACAAAGTTTTCTTCTCCAAGTAAATTCTTTCTCTGTGTTTGAGTCATATTCTCCTAAAAATCTTCTGTGTATTTCTTCTTCATCAACATAGACATAAGATTTTGTTTTGTCTTTTTTTACTTTTTGAGCATACCAATACATATATGCCAAAGTAATTATTGAAGCTAAAATTAAAGTTATTATTCTAAATGTTAGTCCTTCTGTGAATGAAATTCCTGCTGCATTAGATGCAATAACAGTAGCAAATGGATTGACAGTTGAGAACATTGTTCCAATAGATGAACCCATATAAATTGCAGCAATACAAGTTAATACATCAAAACCACTTAATAAAAAGATAGGCATAAGAATCGGATAGAAAGCAATAGTTTCTTCAGCTAAACCAAAAGTTGTTCCTCCTAAAGTTGTCAATAGGAAAACAAGAGTTACTAATAAAAATTCTTTTCCTTTAGTTCTTTTTGATAAGGCTGCCATTCCAGCATCAAAAGCTCCTATTTTATTAATAATTCCTATAATTCCTCCAAGGACAAGAACGAAAAGCATAATATCAACTGTATCCATAGAACCAGTAACTGGTGCTTTAATTATATCCAAAAATCCTTGTGGACGTTGTTCAATTCTTTGATAAGTACCAGGAATAGCAATAGGTTTTTTTATTACCCCTTCAGTAAATTTATTTAAACTTAATTGAATTTGAAGTCTATCTAAAACTTCTTGTGTTGCAGGCTCTGTTGTTACATTATTATCATGATCTGTTATGACAAATTCATTTGTACTATCATCATAAGTTAATCTTGAAAATTGACCTGATGGAACTATGTAAGTTAAAGCAGCAGCCAAAACTAAAATAATTGCTAATACCGTGAATGCACTAGGGAAACCCCTTTTTTTCTTTTTATTTGTAGACATTTTCAATAGGCTGTTATATATTTTTATAACAGCTTCACACCTCCTTATAATTATTTCTAACATAATTATATATTTTTTAATACTAAAAATCAATAAAAAATTTATTATTATAACTATTTATTCTATTTTAAATCATTAATATTGTACAAAAAAATAGAATGATTGTATAAATATTTTTTCTTCTCTTAGAATTTTTGTGTTTTATAATAGTCAAAATTTTATAAATAAAAAACTGTATCTTTAATCTAAAATTTTAAATTAAAAATACAGTTATTAACCTTTATTTATAACTAACTTTAACTAATTTACCACAAAAAGCTACTCCTAAAATTATAATATCTTTTATTCCTCTTTCTTTTAAAGAAATATCATATTTCTTAGAAATAATCTGTTCTATTGCCTGTTTAGCTTCCTTTTCTAAATCTTCTTCATTTTTAGTTACTTTAAATTCTAGTATATAGCCTTTATTGTTTTTATTCTTAGGCTCTATTGTTACATCATATCTTCCTAAGCCACTTTCTTTATTTGATGTAACATAATATTGACTATCTAAATATAGGGTCATTCCTAATATTAATCCATGATAAAAGTCTTCATTTTTAGTATCTTGATAACTTGTTGAATTCAATAATATCTTTTGCAAATTTTTTTCAAAATCCTCTAACTTGTTTCTTTTAAGACTTTCCATTGTCTTTATAAATTGACTTTCTCCAAAAGATATATCTATAAATTCATCTTTAAACAATTCCTTTATTTCTCTATTTGGCAATCTTAATGAATATAGTTTTTTATCTATCTTTTTATTAATAGTTAAATAGCCACTAAATAGTAATAATTCCCATATATCATGATAACTTAATAAAGATGATAAATCTGAATTTCCTGTAATTACTTCTTCTACATTCTCTCCATTAAATAAATCTTCCAAAGATTCTTTTACATCTAAATTTGTATTTTTTAAGGCTTCTTTTATTAAAAAGTTACTTGAAGTTTTTACCCAATAGGCTTCTAATTCCCTATGTTGTAAAAAATTTAATATACTCCAAGGATTGTACACTTCACTATTTCCAAATTTATATCCATCATACCAAGATTTTACTTCTGGTAATTCATATTCTATATTAAAGTCTTCTAAGGCTTTTTTCACTTCTTCTTGTGTAAAACCAAAAAAATCTGAATATTCTTTGTCTAAGATTGAATAAATTTTTAAATTATTCAAGTCAGAAAATATACCTGCTTTTATTACTCTAATAATACCAGTCATTATACCTGTTTTTAAATAGAGATTAGTTTTCAATGCCTCTCCATAAAATACTTTAAAAAATAGTATAGCCTCATCATAATAGCCATATTCATAAGCATTTATTAAGGGGGCATCATATTCATCTAATTAATAATATGACCTCTTTTTTATAGTATTTATATAGAAAAGAAGTTAAATTTTTTAATGCATTTGTATATTCTCCATCATCTTTTTTTAACCATATTTTATCAAATTCAAGTTGTTCACTTGAACTTAAAGCATCTCTAATAAATGTAAAATTTTCATATAATCCTCTTAATAGAACTTTAATTTCATTAAAACAATTTTCCCAAGTTTTTTCTTTTAAACCTTTTAAAGAGATAAAAATTACTGGATATTGTCCTTGTTCTTTAAAATATTCTGATTTTTCTATATATAAATTTTTAAATAATTTTCTGTTTTCTTCTTTATTTTCAATATCAAAAAAGTATTTTAAAGTCAACATATTCAATGTTTTTCCAAATCTTCTTGGACGAATAAATAATTTTACTTCACTTATATCGTCTAAAATTTTTTCAATATATTCAGTTTTATCTATATAGTAAGCATTTTTTTCTATTAATTTTTTAAAATCATCTATTCCTATTGGTAATTTTTTCATAAATAAAACCTCCATTAAAAAAGAAAAATACCTTACTATAATTTAATATAGGCTTGTTGTCCAGAATGAGTTTTTTCTTCAATCTTTATTATTTTTTTACCATCTCCTTGAGCCCAACTTAAAAATAATACTCCTAAACGAAGTCTATCTGCTCTGTCTATTTTATTCCATTCATAACCTTTAAATAAATCTTTTACAACAAATGTATCTCCTTTATCTAAATTTTTTATTTCTTTTTTTGCAGTTTCTAATAATTCATTTGGATTTTTTTTTCATTTTCTTCAACTCCTAATATTAATATTTATAATAATATTATCATATTTTAAAAATATTCTCAAATTTTATTAAAAAATTACTTGACAAATTATTAATATATAATATAATATAAATATATAAATTAATATTAATATTAATGATTAGGAGGTATAAAAAATAGTAACATTAAAAAAATTTTCAATCAAAAATGATATCTTACCAAGATTATTATCAGGAGAATTCACTGAAAGATACTTAATTGCAACAAAATTTAGAGAAAATGAATTAGAAAAAAAATTAATAGAAGTTGTATCTAACAAAAAAATGTTACATTCTATTGTAATTTCAAATAAATTAGGAATAACTCCTGTTGAGGCATTTTTAGAAAATTATCAAATATTAAATTACCCATTAGGTACAGATTTTGAATTTAAAGATGGAGAAGAAGTTTTTATTGGAGCAACATTTGGTTTTATTTTTCAGTTTATTTTTGGTTTTTCAAAAGTTGAAAAAAGAAAAAAAGTAGAAAAATTAGGAATAGAGACTGCTAGTTTGTTTGATTCAAGAAATACAATTATTGAAATAATAGAATAATATAAGTAAAAGTGGCTATTATAAATCAACAATATAAGAATTTATAATAACCACTATTTATTTCACAAATCTTTACAATAAATCCTTTATTTCTGTAAATTAGAATAATTAGCTTAGATTAATTATTGTATATTTTTAAGTTCCTCTTCTGTTTCTTCCCACTCTTGATATTTTTCTAATATTTTATTATCAAGATTGTCTAGTTCATTTTGTAAAGCCATAAGTTCATCTACATTATTTTTTTCTCCTGCAAGTAAATATTTTTTATTTACTTCTCCCTTTTGCTCCTCAATCTTTTGTATTTCTTCTTCCAGTCTTATAAGTTTCTTTTCCAAAGAAGCTAGTCTATTTTTAGCCTTTTTTTGTTCTTCATAAGATTTAACAGCTTCTTCATTTTTTACTTTTATATTATCTCTTTCTTGTTTATATGCTTCATAGTCTCCATCAAAAGTTTCTACTCCATCAGTTTTCAGCTCGTAGATTTTATTGACAACAGTATCTAAAAAATTTCTATCATGAGATACAACTAATATAGTTCCAGGATAATCTTCAAGTGCATTCATTAAAATTTCTCTTGAATATATATCCAAATGGTTAGTAGGTTCATCTAATATCAAAAAATTAGGTTTTTCAAGCATAAGTTTCATAAAGGCAACCCTTGCTTTTTCTCCACCACTTAAAGAAGAAATCTTTTTGTAAATATCATCTTCTCTAAATAAAAATGCACCACAGATATTTCTTGCTTCTTCCTCTGATAGAGTGAAATAGTACATAAGTTCTTCTATAATATTATTATTTAAACCTAAACCTTGGTGATTTTGGTCATAGTAACCAATAGAAACTCTTTCACCTATTTTAAATTCCCCTGAACTAGCCTTTTCCACTCCATTGATAATTTTTAAAAGAGTAGATTTTCCAGTACCATTTTTTCCAATTAAACCTATTCTTTCTCCACGATAAATTTTTAAATTTAAATCTTTAAATAATAATTTATCTTCAAAAGTTTTAGATAAATTTTTAATATCTAAAACTAAATCAACACTTTGAGCTTTAATATCAAATTTAAGTTTTATCTTCTTTGTTGTTACAACAGGATTTTCCATTTTCTCCATTCTATTAAGGATTTTTTCTCTACCTCTAGCTTGTTTAGATTTCACTCCTGCTTTATATCTTCTAATAAACTCTTCCATCTTTTTGATTTTTTCTTGTTCCTTCTCATAGGCTTTAACCTCTCCACTTAAATAAGCCTCTTTTTGAATTAAAAAATCAGTGTAGTTTCCCTTATAGTCTTTTAATCTTTTTCCTTCAATCTCAAAAATTCTATTCACTACATTATCTAAGAAATATACATCATGTGATATTAAAATTATAGCTTTGTTGTAATCTTTTAAAATCTTTTCAAGCCACTCAATAGAAGTTAAATCTAAATGGTTAGTAGGTTCATCAAGTATCAATAAATCTGGCTCTTCCAATAATATTTTAGCAAGTGCAACTCTTGAATTTTGACCACCTGATAAATTACCTATCTTCATAGTCCATAAATTTTCTGGGATATTTAAACCATTTAAAATCTGCTTGATTTTATATTCTATTGAATATCCTTCATGTCTTTCATATCTTTCAGAAATTTCTCCAAGTTCTTCCATCAATTTATCAAAATTATCTAAATCAACTGTTAGTAAAAAGTTTATCTCTTGCATTCTATTATAGTCTTCTAAAAGATTATTGAATACAGTCATAAGTTCATTGAAAACAGTATTTTCTTTGTTAAGTTGTGTATTTTGTGCAAGATATCCAACTTTTAAATTGCTTTTCTTTGAGATAGTTCCTCTCTCATTTGTAGCAGGATTGATTTCAGAATTTTCTAAACCTAATAATAATTTTATAAGTGTAGTTTTTCCTGCACCATTTACACCTATTATCCCTATTTTATCTTTTTCATCAACAGAAAAATTTATATCCTTGAAAAGAGTCTCACCAGAGAAACCCATATATATATCATTTACTTGTAATATTGCCAAAATTCCACCTCAAACTATTATTTCTTTTTTGTTTTCCTATCAAAATAAGCAACTATAAAAATTGTTGAAATTATACATATAAAACCTAGCAAATCTAAAAAACCAAAATTTACACCTAAAAATAATATAGCACAAATAGTTGCAGCCACAGGTTCAATACAAGCTATTATACTTGCTTTTGTAGGTCCTATAATATTAACTCCTGTTAAATAAAGTATAAATGCAGTTATTGTTCCAAATAATATTATTAACATAAGCACAAAGAAGGTTGTAAAATCAAAAATAACATCAATATTCCAAGGTTTTGTCACAAAAGTGATAGCTATACCACCAATTATCATACCCCAAGCAACTACTGTTGGAGGTCCATATTTTTCTAAAAGTTTTTCAGGTTGTACAGTATAAAAAACTACTGATAAGGCTGACAACATACCCCAAACGAGAGCTTTAAAAGATATTTGTAAACTTGTAATATTACCATGTGTTGCCAAAAGAAAAACTCCAAAACTTGAAAGTGCTATTGCTACTATTTCATATTTTAAAGGCTTTCTTTTTTCTTTCAAACAAATAAAAATCAAAACTAAGGTTGGACCAAAATATGTAAGCACTGTTGCTATTGCAGCATTTGAATATTGAATAGCAGAAAAATATGTGTATTGTGTACCTAACATTCCTATAAGTCCAAATAAGATAATTTGAAGTAAATCTTTTGGAGTTCTTAAAATATCAAAAATTTTTGAACCTTTCTTATAATATAGATAGCCTAGTAATAATAAGCCTGCTAACACCAATCTATATGGTATAAGCCAAGCAGTAGTAACATTTTTATTAAGGAACAAAAAACTTCCCATAACTCCATTGATACCCCAAAGAGTACCCCCAATAAAAGTAGTTAACATTCCAAAATTATTATCTTTTTTCATAGCTTCTCCCTAATTTAATTTTTCTACTATCAGAGTATAATTTTTCTTTATGTCATTATCTGAATATAATTCTATTTTCTTATTTCTTACTAATATTCCTTCAAATTTTCTTGTTAAATTCCTTCCATTTTCTGAAATATCCTTAATTTTTATATCTGATTTTATATATTCTCCATTTTGAAAATAATCAAATTCTGTATCGTAAACCAAAGTAATTTTTACTTTTATATCCTTTTTATATTCAAAGAATGAAGCATCCAATTCAATTTCTTTATTTTTCTCCATCACTCCATTAAATATTTTAACATTTTCATTTTTAAAATATGATAGAATTTCAGTTGAGGTAGCAGGTATTCCGTAACCTATTTCCTCCATAGATAAATTTTTATTTGTATTTTTAGCAGAATGAATTATTAATGCCTTTAAAAGTATTGGATTAAAGTCAGAAAAATCCCTAAAATCCTTACAAATATTTTGATATATTATTGTAGCAAGTGATGAAATTCTTGCTGTTGCAAAACTTGTTCCAGATGATGAAGCAATATTACCATTTCTTGAAAATGATTTTACTCCTTTCATTATCATTTCTCCATTATCTCCAAGTAATAATTCTCCACCATAACTAGCTAAATCAGGTTTTATTGTTCCTTTTGGACCTAACCCAACTCTACTATAATTTGAGGCATATCCATCATTATTTATAGCACCTATAACTATTGAAAGTAAAGAGTCTGAACCATGGTATAATTTTCCTTTTGGTAATTTTTTCATAAAATTTCCACCATTTCCAGCAGATTTAAAGATAAGAACTCCATAAGTCTTTTGTAAATGGTCTAAAACTACTCCAAAATCTGAAAATGTATCTTCTTCTATTGCTAATTTTACACTTAAAGATAAATTCCAAATTTTTACTTTTTTATAATTCTCTTTTATTGCTGAAATAATATTTTTTAATAAATCATCTTCTTCTATTGTTGTTGAAGATAAAACAGTTGCATCTAATAAATAAAAACCTTCATTTTTTACTATTTCCATATTTTCTAATTTATCTCCATATAGAGCTATCCCTGAAACAAATGTTCCATGTGTTGCACTTGTATCCTTTTTTAAAAATCTTGTATGAACTCTTTTTATCCAAGGGTCTAAATATTTTATATGTGCTATACCATTGTCCACAACTCCCAAAGTTATATAGTTTTTATTTTTTTCTGGATAGATAACTGGAATTTCCCCATTTTCATCATCAATTTGTAAAGGTAATGAGTAGATAGAAACAGGTTCAATATATTTTATATAGTTTGAAGCCTTCTCTTGTAATATCATAATAAATTTACTGTTGATGTTAAGTAGTTTATACATAAAAAAATCTTTAAAATATTCTGTCTTTTTGTATTCAATATTGTAATCTTCTAAAATTTTTATAAAGTCTTTTTCTTTTGAAATATCACTTAAACTTACTTTATAATTTGAATTTATATCTTCTTTTGCTAATCTTACTCTCATTTTTACCCCACCATTTCTTTATATTTTAAATAATAATTCTAAACTGTATTATAACATATATTTCTTATTTTTTTATAATAAAAAAAGCAGGAACAACTGGCAGGCTGTTCCCACATAAAACCTTAATAAGAATTTTTAGATAATAATATAAATATTATTATCATAACTACTAAAAATATGAATTTTTCAACTCTTTCATCTCCTTTAACAGAGATTAATAGGAAAAAATGACAAATAGATTATATCATTGAAATTATTTTTTTTATGTTATAATTAACTAACGAAAGAAATATGAATAAAAATGACGAACAAATTACTATCTATGGCAGTAGATAGTAATTTTATTTTTCCTTATGTTTAGTTTTTAAGAGTATAATATGTATAGTTACTCCTAACCAAATGACAACTAACATTATTCTTAAATGCAGGTGTTGTACTTTATAAAATGAAAAGCCTATACCACAACTTAAAAACAGTATTGCCTTTATTTTTACAGAAGTAGTCAAGCCTTTACCTTCATAGTAATCCCTTAAAACTTTTCCAAAGTATTTATTATTAAGTATCATATCATGATATTTTTTAGATGATCTTTCAAAACAAAATAATGCTACAAGTAAAAATGGAACAGTTGGCATTACTGGAAGAAAAGCACCTATTATTCCTAATCCAACTGCTAATAATCCAACACATATATAAATTTTTTTCTTTAAATTTTTCATAAAATCTCCTAGCTAAAAATATTGCATTTATTATATGTTTTATTATTTTAAATTTCAAGAAAATATTTTGTTTAGATTGACAATCACAAACCGAAAGGGTAAACTATTAGAAAATATTATGTTATTAGGGAGTGAAAAAATGATACAAAAAGATGCACCTAAGGTGAAAGAGAATAAAAATATAAAAAATGTTATTGCAGTTATGAGTGGAAAAGGTGGAGTAGGAAAATCTACTGTAACCACTTTACTTGCTAAAGAATTGAGAAAAAAAGGATATGCTGTTGGAGTTTTAGATGCAGATATAACAGGACCTAGTATTCCAAGATTTATGGGAGTTAGTGAACAAAAAATGACAACTGATGGAAAAAATATGTATCCAGTTGTTACAGAAGATGGAATAGAAATAGTTTCAATAAATCTTATGATAGATGAAAATGAACCTGTTGTATGGCGTGGACCTGTGATTACAGGTGCTGTTATGCAGTTTTGGAATGAAGTTGTTTGGGGGGATTTAGATTATCTTTTAATAGATATGCCACCTGGAACAGGAGATGTACCTTTAACTGTTATGAAAAG
This Fusobacterium animalis 7_1 DNA region includes the following protein-coding sequences:
- a CDS encoding galactokinase → MLENLIKDFKEIFKYNGEVKTFFSPGRVNLIGEHTDYNGGFVFPCALDFGTYAVVKKKEDKIFRMYSKNFQNLGIIEFNLDNLVYDKKDNWANYPKGVIKTFLDKNYKIDSGFDVLFFGNIPNGAGLSSSASIEVLTAVILKDLFKLDVDMVEMVKMCQVAENKFIGVNSGIMDQFAVGMGKKDNAILLDCNTLKYEYVPVKLKNMSIVIANTNKKRGLADSKYNARRADCQEAVKTLNKNGINIKYLGELTVAEFEKVKHFLTDEEQLKRATHAVTENERAKIAVEFLKKDDIAEFGRLMNKSHVSLRDDYEVTGLELDSLVEAAWEEKGTVGSRMTGAGFGGCTVSIVENDYVDSFIKNVGKKYKEKTGLEASFYIANIGDGAGRYIK
- a CDS encoding ABC-F family ATP-binding cassette domain-containing protein, giving the protein MAILQVNDIYMGFSGETLFKDINFSVDEKDKIGIIGVNGAGKTTLIKLLLGLENSEINPATNERGTISKKSNLKVGYLAQNTQLNKENTVFNELMTVFNNLLEDYNRMQEINFLLTVDLDNFDKLMEELGEISERYERHEGYSIEYKIKQILNGLNIPENLWTMKIGNLSGGQNSRVALAKILLEEPDLLILDEPTNHLDLTSIEWLEKILKDYNKAIILISHDVYFLDNVVNRIFEIEGKRLKDYKGNYTDFLIQKEAYLSGEVKAYEKEQEKIKKMEEFIRRYKAGVKSKQARGREKILNRMEKMENPVVTTKKIKLKFDIKAQSVDLVLDIKNLSKTFEDKLLFKDLNLKIYRGERIGLIGKNGTGKSTLLKIINGVEKASSGEFKIGERVSIGYYDQNHQGLGLNNNIIEELMYYFTLSEEEARNICGAFLFREDDIYKKISSLSGGEKARVAFMKLMLEKPNFLILDEPTNHLDIYSREILMNALEDYPGTILVVSHDRNFLDTVVNKIYELKTDGVETFDGDYEAYKQERDNIKVKNEEAVKSYEEQKKAKNRLASLEKKLIRLEEEIQKIEEQKGEVNKKYLLAGEKNNVDELMALQNELDNLDNKILEKYQEWEETEEELKNIQ
- a CDS encoding DMT family transporter — encoded protein: MKKDNNFGMLTTFIGGTLWGINGVMGSFLFLNKNVTTAWLIPYRLVLAGLLLLGYLYYKKGSKIFDILRTPKDLLQIILFGLIGMLGTQYTYFSAIQYSNAAIATVLTYFGPTLVLIFICLKEKRKPLKYEIVAIALSSFGVFLLATHGNITSLQISFKALVWGMLSALSVVFYTVQPEKLLEKYGPPTVVAWGMIIGGIAITFVTKPWNIDVIFDFTTFFVLMLIILFGTITAFILYLTGVNIIGPTKASIIACIEPVAATICAILFLGVNFGFLDLLGFICIISTIFIVAYFDRKTKKK
- a CDS encoding S8 family peptidase, whose amino-acid sequence is MRVRLAKEDINSNYKVSLSDISKEKDFIKILEDYNIEYKKTEYFKDFFMYKLLNINSKFIMILQEKASNYIKYIEPVSIYSLPLQIDDENGEIPVIYPEKNKNYITLGVVDNGIAHIKYLDPWIKRVHTRFLKKDTSATHGTFVSGIALYGDKLENMEIVKNEGFYLLDATVLSSTTIEEDDLLKNIISAIKENYKKVKIWNLSLSVKLAIEEDTFSDFGVVLDHLQKTYGVLIFKSAGNGGNFMKKLPKGKLYHGSDSLLSIVIGAINNDGYASNYSRVGLGPKGTIKPDLASYGGELLLGDNGEMIMKGVKSFSRNGNIASSSGTSFATARISSLATIIYQNICKDFRDFSDFNPILLKALIIHSAKNTNKNLSMEEIGYGIPATSTEILSYFKNENVKIFNGVMEKNKEIELDASFFEYKKDIKVKITLVYDTEFDYFQNGEYIKSDIKIKDISENGRNLTRKFEGILVRNKKIELYSDNDIKKNYTLIVEKLN
- a CDS encoding YbaN family protein, with amino-acid sequence MKNLKKKIYICVGLLAVGLGIIGAFLPVMPTVPFLLVALFCFERSSKKYHDMILNNKYFGKVLRDYYEGKGLTTSVKIKAILFLSCGIGFSFYKVQHLHLRIMLVVIWLGVTIHIILLKTKHKEK
- a CDS encoding Mrp/NBP35 family ATP-binding protein, with the protein product MIQKDAPKVKENKNIKNVIAVMSGKGGVGKSTVTTLLAKELRKKGYAVGVLDADITGPSIPRFMGVSEQKMTTDGKNMYPVVTEDGIEIVSINLMIDENEPVVWRGPVITGAVMQFWNEVVWGDLDYLLIDMPPGTGDVPLTVMKSFNIKGLIMVSVPQDMVSMIVTKAIKMARKLNMNIIGLIENMSYITCDCCNNKIYLTDENDTQTFLKENDVELLGELPMTKQIAKLTKGENSYPEETFSKIVDRVIEKVKEL